The genomic interval TCGGCGACAAGTGGACTTTTCACGTCCTCCGCGAGGTCTTCGTCGGTGTCCGCCGGTTCGAGGACATCCGGGCCCGGGCAGGCATCCCGCGCCAGGTCCTCACCGAGCGCCTCGCGGCCCTGATCGAGCGCGGCCTGATCCGCCGCCATCCGTACCGGCTGCCCGGCCAGCGCGAGCGTTCGGAGTACCGCTTGACCGAGGCCGGCCTGGACCTCTACCCGGTGCTGGTGGCCATGATCCAGTGGGGCGACCAGTACCTTCCGCTCGACGCCGGCGCACCGATCGAGCCGCGCCACCGCGGCGACTGCGGCGAACGCGTCACCGTGACCATGCGCTGCGAGGCCGGCCACGAGCCGACCCCACGAGAAGTTGCCTTCCGCCCCGGCCCGGGCGCCGAGCGACGCTAGTCCAAGCGCTCGATCGCCTGACGCAGCAGGTTCTCGGTTTCCCGCGGCTGGGCGGCGGTGATCGAGACGGCGTCCATCGTGACGACGTACGTGTCCAGCTCGTCGCGCTTGTCGAGGTAGACCGCACTGGTCAGGTGCTCGATGTAGACGATGTCGGGCAGGTCGCCGTCGTTGAACCGGAGCAGGGTGAACGCACCGCCGGTCGCGGTGTAGCCGCCCTGGGAGAACGGGATGATCTGCAGCGTCACGTTGTGCCGCCGGGAGGCCTCGATCAGGTACTTCAGTTGGGCTTTGAGGATCGCCGGGCTGCCGATCGGGCGTCGCAGTACCGCCTCGTCGATGACCGCCCACAGCCGCGCCGGTCGTTGCCGCGTCAGCACGTCCTGACGGCTCATCCGCAACGTGACGAGGCGATCCTGCTCGGCCCGCGACAGCGGCAGATCCTGCCGGCCGAGTTGCACGACGGCGCGGGCGTACTCCGGTGTCTGCAGCAACCCGGGCACGAACTGCAGCTCGAACGTACGGATCAGGTCCGCCGCCATCTCGAGGCCGAGATACGAGTGGAACCACTGCGGCGTGAGGTCGTCGTACCGTTGCCACCAGCCCGGGTTGTTGGCCTCGCGGGCCAACGTCAGCAGGCGATCGCGCTCTTCCTCGTTCTCGACCTTGTAGAGCGTCAGCAGGTCGTCGACGTCGCGCACCTTGAACCCGACCCGGCCGAGCTCCAGCCGGCTGATCTTCGATTCCGAACCCCGGATCGCCCAGCCCGCGTCGGTCCGGCTGATCTGGGCTTCCTCGCGCAGCCGGCGCAGGTGCACCCCAAGCATGATGCGCAAGGCGGTCGGACCGCCGTACGCGCCCAGCTCGGTCACCTCTTGCCTCCCAGCAGCTTCCCCGGTGGTGTCCCGATACAACAGCTGATCATTTCACAACAGAACGTGACCTCGTGCATCCCGACGCGCCTACACGGTGTGTTCACCGCACCCTACGGTCAGTAGAGTCGGAATTACAGAACTCCCCCCACTCTCTTTGCGAGGTCCACCCGATGCCCGATGCCAAACAGGCGCCCAGTTCGATCCCGGTCGGCGTCGACACCAGCCGGGCCAGCATCGCCCGGGTCTACGACGCCTTCTTGGGCGGCAAGGACAACTTCGAGGTCGACCGCGAGGTACTGCGCGGGGTCCAGGCCGCCGCGCCGCAGGCCCAGGACCTGGCCTGGTCGAACCGGAACTTCCTGATCCGCTCGTGCCGGTTCCTGGCCGGCCAGGCGGGGATCACGCAGTACCTCGACTGCGGATCCGGTCTGCCGACCGCCGAGAACACCCACCAGGTCGTGCAGCGGATCCAGCCCGAGGCCAAGGTGCTCTACATCGACAACGACCCGGTGGTGCTCGCGCACGGCCGCGCGCTGCTCGAGGAGAACGAGAACACGCTGTTCGTCCGCGCCGACATCTTCGAGCCGGACGAGGTGCTGAGCAAGCCCGAGGTGCGTGACTTCCTCGACTTCAGCCAGCCGATCGCCGTGATCCAGGCCGGCACGCTGCACCACTACATCGGCACCGAAGGTGCGCAGATCATGCAGAAGTACGTCGACGCGGTGGTGCCCGGGTCGTACACGGTGATCTCGCACTTCTACGACCCGGAGACTCCGGAGCACACCGCGGTCGCCCAGAAGATGGAGGAGAAGTTCATCCACAGCCCGATGGGCAGCGGTCGGTTCCGCACCCGCAAGGAGCTGATGGAGTTCTTCCCGGACCAGGAGCTGGTGCCGCCGGGCCTGGTGCTCTGCGACGACTGGTGGCCGGACGGCCCGCGACTCAAGCCGTTGAACCAGGTCGAGGAGTGCATCGTCGGCGGGGTCGGCCGCAAGGTCTGAGCCGAGTCTGATCGCGATACGCACAACGCCCGGGACCGCTGCGGTCCCGGGCGTCGTGCGGTGTCAGAACGTCCAGCGTTGCGCCGCCGAATTGTTGCATGAGGCAACGGTTACTGGATTGCCGAGGGCACCTGGTGCGGTCAGACACAATCCGTTGGCGCGGATGGTGCCGTCGCCGGGCTGGGTCCACTGCTGGTTCGCGCCGCCGTGGCAGCTGTAGAGGACCACGGTGCCGGCCTGGGTAGCGCTCGCGTCGAGGCAGCTGAACTGGGCGTGGAACGTCTTGTTCTCCGCATGCACCCAGTTCTGGTTGTCGCCGCCGGTGCAGCTGTACAGCAGGATCGTCGTACCGTCCGAGCCGGAGACGTCCAGGCAGCCGCCGCTGCCGCGGATGTCGCCGGATGCCGAGTTGCCGATGCCGTTCCCCTGGACGGCGGTCGATCCGTTCAGCGTGACCTGGCTGTCGGCCGCACAGCCGGTGCTCTCCGAGCTGCCGGTGAAGTGTGCGGTGAGGCTGCCGCTGGTCGGCAGGTTCATCGTCAGCTTCGAGTACGGCTCGTCGTCGCAGGTGGCCTTGTCGTTGTTCCAGTCGAAGTACTCGGTCCAGCTGACCATTCCCGACGTACTGATCGTGTTGCCGGCGCCGGTTTGCAGGCTGCCGAGTTTGAACGACGTACCGGCGGTGAGGTCGCGGACCGTGACGCCGTACCAGCCGCTGCCTTCGCTCGCGACCGCGAACGCGTAGGTGTGGCCGGGTGTCGGGGCTTGGTCGAGGCGGCAACTACCACCGGTGCCGTCCTCCTGGAACTTGATGCAGTACGTGCCGGCGTCGCCGACGCGCATGTCGGTGGAGTTCCAGAGCGAGTACAGGAACATGCCGCCGCCGTCGCGATGGGTCTGCATGCCGGTGTAGCCGCCGACGTCGCCGCCGGTGAAGTCGAACTGGTTGGACCAGTAGACGTTCGCGCGACCGGGCGTGTTGTTGATCGTCATCCGGAACTCGGCCTGGGTGAGCGACGCGGTGTCGAAGGTGTAGTTGACGTACGTGCCGGGCGTGACGCCGACGGCCGACGCGCTACCGGGAACGAGGGCGGCTGCGAGGCCGAGAAGGGCGCAGAGCAGTACGGACTTGAGTCTCATCGGGGGTGCTACCTCCAAGCGAAGTGGGGCGGACTTCGGCCAGAGAGCTCTCTCGACTTGATGATGCGCAGAGTTGCGCGGAGTTGTCCAGAGGTGAGCAGTTAACGTTACACATGCTCGGAAACGAGCGTGGCGGCCGTACCTTCCTCGAGCGCCTGGAAGACGTGCGGGAGGTCGCCGGGATAGGCGATGTAGTCGCCCGGGAGGAGCTCGACCGGGTCGTCGGTCGGGCCGACGAGGGCGCGGCCGGAACCGAGGACGACGTGCTCGACGACGCCCGGCATGTGCGGCTCGGACTTCCGGCCCGGGCCGGGGGAGGCGACGATCCGGTAGATGTCGCGGCGGGCGTTCGGCGGGCTGGACGCGACCAGGGTCGCGCTGTAGTCGGCCTGGTCTGAGTAGATCGCCGGGCCCTCGCCGGCCCGGATGATCTGGACCTTCGGGCGCGGCGGGTCGAGCAGCGCTGCGAACGGGGTGTCGAGGGCGACCGCCAGCGCCCACAGGGTTTCGACGCTCGGGTTGCCGGTGCCGGACTCGAGCTGGGACAACGTGGACTTGGCGACGCCGGCGCGTTTCGCGACCTCGGTCAAGGACAGGCCGGTCCGGGCCCGGTGCCGGCGCAAAGAGGCGGCGATCACGTCCAGTGGTGCCCTGTTGTCCATCGTGTTCGCTCCATCGGTCTGGTTGTTCGGCTTGACGAACGGGTGGATCGGTGTTCATCATAATGCCCATGCGTTCGATATGGCGAACACTCGACCGGGGACTCGCCCGCGACATCGCCCTGGTCTGCCTGGCCGACGGTGTCGTCGGGCTCTCGTACGGCGCGATCAGCGTCGGCGGCGGGCTGCCGTTGTGGGTGCCGATCCTGCTGTCGATCGTGGTGTTCGCGGGCGCGTCGCAGTTCCTCTTCGTCGGGATCGTCGCGGCCGGCGGAAGCCCGATCGCCGCGATGATCGCGGGCCTGCTGGTGAACAGCCGGCACGTCGCGTTCGGCCTCGCGGTCAGCGACGTGATCGGCACCGGTTGGCGTCGCTTCCCCGGGAGCCACATGATGACCGACGAGAACGTCGCGTTCGCGATGGGGCAGGACGAGCTCGAGCAGAAGCGGGCGGCGTACTGGGCCGGCGGTGTCGGCATCTTCGTCTGCTGGAACATCGGGGTCGTCGTAGGCGGGCTGGCCGGCTCGGTGATCACCGACACCGACGCCTTCGGGCTCGACGCGGCGTTCCCCGCCGTGCTGCTGGCGCTGGTGCTGCCTGCGCTGCGCGACCGTACGACGCGTACGGCGGCGTTCGTCGGCGTCGTGATCGCCTTGGCTGCAACGCCGTTCCTGCCCGCCGGTCTGCCGGTCCTGCTCGCGCTGGTCGGCCTCCTCTTCTACCGCGCCGAGAAGCTCGCCCTGGAGGTGGCCTCATGACGAGCACCCCGCTGATGCTGGTCGGTATCGGAGTGCTTGCTATAGGCACCTTTTCGCTGCGGTTCGCGGGACCCGCGTTGCGCAGCCGGTTCGAGGTGCCGGAGCGCGCACAGCAACTGCTTGCGGTGGCTGCGATCGTGCTGCTGACCGCGCTGGTAGCCACCTCCGCGTTGACCGATGGCCACGGCCCCGCGGGGATCGCCCGTCCGGCCGGCGTACTGGTAGGCGGCATCCTCGCCTGGCGCAAGGCCCCGTTCGTCCTGGTCGTCGTAGCCGCCGCCGCAACCGCGGCCGTCCTACGCCTCCTCGGCGTCCCGTGATCGACGGGTTGTTTCCCTCTGGTGCAGCCTCGGGACTGCGACGGTCTACTGCTTCACGCGGGCGGGCGCCGGGTTCGGCTACTGCGCCGATCTGACTGTCACCCGTCAGTCCCCGTAGCAGGTAGCGTGCGGGCATGAGCATGCAGCCCGGCCAACCTGTTGCGGCGCCGAAGAAGTCGATTCTGCCTACGATCGCGATCGCCTGCTTCGTGATTGGTGCGGTCCTGGTCGGGTTCTTCGTCTGGCGGATCGTCGTGACCGCGCCGCGGACGCCGCAGCCGATCGAGTCCGGGCGGGTCGAGCTGAAGAAGGAGGGGCTGACGATCTACTCCTCGGTCCCGGTGCTGACCCCGCCCTGCAAGGCACAGGACGCGGACGGCAACGACGTACCGCTCAAGGAGCCGACCGGGTCGGAGACCATCACGATCAACGGCGACAGCTGGTACGTCATCGCGCGATCGGTGCAGACCGTGCCGGCCGGGGTCTACAGCATCTCGTGCACCGACGACGAGACGAGCGCGACGTACGCCGCCGGACCGAAGTCGTCCGTGCTGGCGTTCGTGATCTCGATCCTCGGCACCATCTTCTCGTTCCTGGTCTTCGTCGGCCTCGGCATCGTCTTCCTGGTCATCTGGGCGATCCGCAGGAGCCGCCGCAACCGCCCGCCGACGTTCCCCGGCCAACCGGCCGGCCCCGGCCAACCAGGTGCCCCCGGCAACTATCCGCCGCCGGGCTATCCGCAGCAGCCGAACCAGACCTTCCCGCCGCCCCCGCCGTACAACCCAGGTCCGAACCCGGACCGCCCCCAGGACCGGTGACCGCGATGGATCTCGACTGGCCGGGGTGCCGCAACGCGCGCGATGTCGGCGGTTTGCCGACGGCTGACGGACGTGTGATTCGTTCCGGCGTGCTGATCCGTTCGGAGAGCCTGCAGTACCTGACCGACGACGGTGTCGAGGCGGTACGGCGGGCTGGAGTGGGGCGGATCCTCGATCTGCGCGGTGACGGCGAGGTTGCGGCGTACCCGACTCCGTTCACCGGCACGCCGTTGGCGGTGCGGCAGTCGCTGCAGGATCCGGCCGATCCGGAGCACGGGCGGCCGACCATCATCGAGGCGTGCACGTGGATGCTCGATCGGCGGCCGGAGCTGTTCGCGGCCGCGGTGAAGGCGATCGCGGACGAGGAGGACGGCGCCGTGGTGGTGCACTGTCACGGCGGCAAGGACCGCACCGGCATGGTCGTCGCGCTGGCGCTCAGCGTGGCCGGCGTACCGGAGGAGGAGATCGTCGCCGACTACTTCCTCACCCAGGTGCGGCTCGCGCCGTGGCTCGAGGAGCAGTTGGCCGAGGAGCCCGACACCTCCAAGCATCCGGAGATGATCGAGTTCCGCGACACCCGGGCCGAGTCGATCGTCGCGATCCTGCGGCACCTGGACACGAAGTACGGCGGTGCGGAGGCATACCTGCGGCACGGTGGTCTTACCGCCGGGGACCTCGCGAAACTGAGAGCCCGCTTAGTCGACTGACCTGCGTCACGAGTGGATTACGCAGCGCAGTACATTGGCGCAATGTCCACCGCCGCACAGCCGACCGGGGTGACCGACCCCGCGGCCTTGGCCGAACGTTACGGACTCTCCAAGAGCTCGATCCGCCCCCCGCTCGGCTCGTATCTCCGCGAGTTGTGGAGCCGTCGCCAGTTCGTCCTCAGCTACGCCACCGCACGCACCTATGCCATGTACGCCGGAGCCCGCCTGGGCTCGATCTGGCAGGTGCTGACCCCGCTGCTCAACGCCGCGGTGTACTACCTCGCCTTCGGCGTGCTGCTCGGCACCAAGAACGGCATCGACAACTACGTCGCGTTCCTGCTCAGCGGGATCTTCGTCTTCACGTTCACGCAGCGCTGCATGACCGAGGGTTCGCGCTCGCTCGCGCTGAATCTCTCGCTGATCCGCACCCTGCACTTCCCCCGCGCGACCCTCCCGCTCGCCTACGTGCTGAACGAGCTCAACCAGATGCTGGTCTCGCTCGCGATCCTGTTCGTGGTCGTCGGATTCACCGACGGGCCGGCGTGGCGCTGGTTCCTGATCGTTCCGGCGATGGTGCTGCAGATGATGTTCAACATCGGCATCACGCTCGTCTTCGCGCGGATCGGGACGTTCGTCTCCGACATCACGCAGCTGCTGCCGTTCGTCACCCGGACCTGGTTGTACGCGTCCGGGATCTTCTTCTCGCTGCCCGGCAAGCTGGCCCAGCTCGACGCACCCAGCTGGGTCGTCCAGGTGCTCGCGTTCAACCCGATCTCGGCGTACATCGACATCGTCCGGCGGTCGCTGCTCCAGGAACACCTGAAGAACCAGCTGCCGCACGCGTGGACGATCGCGATCGTCTGGTCGTTCGTGATGCTCGCGGGCGGGTTCGCCTACTTCTGGCAGGCGGAGGACCGCTATGGCCGCGGCTGAACCAACGGTCATCGCCGACCGGCTCGACATCATCTACAAGGTGATCGCCGGCCAGGGCGGCAAGGGTACGGCGGCCACCGCGCTGCGGCGGATCCTGAAACGGCAGGACCGGCCGACGATCCGCGAGGTGCACGCGGTCAAGAGCGTCAGCTTCACGGCGTACAAGGGCGACGCGATCGGCGTGATCGGCCGCAACGGCTCCGGCAAGTCGACGATGCTGCGCGCGATCGCCGGCCTGCTGCCGCCCGCGGCCGGCGCCGTCTACACCGGCGGGCAGCCGTCGCTGCTGGGCGTGAACGCGGCGATGATGAACGACCTCACCGGCGACCGCAACGTCGTCCTCGGCTGCCTCGCGATGGGCATGTCCCCGGCCGACGTCCAGCGCCGGTACGACGAGA from Kribbella sp. NBC_00709 carries:
- a CDS encoding winged helix-turn-helix transcriptional regulator, giving the protein MSTVVTEQLPEAMNWSTENCTISRVMEILGDKWTFHVLREVFVGVRRFEDIRARAGIPRQVLTERLAALIERGLIRRHPYRLPGQRERSEYRLTEAGLDLYPVLVAMIQWGDQYLPLDAGAPIEPRHRGDCGERVTVTMRCEAGHEPTPREVAFRPGPGAERR
- a CDS encoding helix-turn-helix domain-containing protein, giving the protein MTELGAYGGPTALRIMLGVHLRRLREEAQISRTDAGWAIRGSESKISRLELGRVGFKVRDVDDLLTLYKVENEEERDRLLTLAREANNPGWWQRYDDLTPQWFHSYLGLEMAADLIRTFELQFVPGLLQTPEYARAVVQLGRQDLPLSRAEQDRLVTLRMSRQDVLTRQRPARLWAVIDEAVLRRPIGSPAILKAQLKYLIEASRRHNVTLQIIPFSQGGYTATGGAFTLLRFNDGDLPDIVYIEHLTSAVYLDKRDELDTYVVTMDAVSITAAQPRETENLLRQAIERLD
- a CDS encoding SAM-dependent methyltransferase, with the protein product MPDAKQAPSSIPVGVDTSRASIARVYDAFLGGKDNFEVDREVLRGVQAAAPQAQDLAWSNRNFLIRSCRFLAGQAGITQYLDCGSGLPTAENTHQVVQRIQPEAKVLYIDNDPVVLAHGRALLEENENTLFVRADIFEPDEVLSKPEVRDFLDFSQPIAVIQAGTLHHYIGTEGAQIMQKYVDAVVPGSYTVISHFYDPETPEHTAVAQKMEEKFIHSPMGSGRFRTRKELMEFFPDQELVPPGLVLCDDWWPDGPRLKPLNQVEECIVGGVGRKV
- a CDS encoding ricin-type beta-trefoil lectin domain protein gives rise to the protein MRLKSVLLCALLGLAAALVPGSASAVGVTPGTYVNYTFDTASLTQAEFRMTINNTPGRANVYWSNQFDFTGGDVGGYTGMQTHRDGGGMFLYSLWNSTDMRVGDAGTYCIKFQEDGTGGSCRLDQAPTPGHTYAFAVASEGSGWYGVTVRDLTAGTSFKLGSLQTGAGNTISTSGMVSWTEYFDWNNDKATCDDEPYSKLTMNLPTSGSLTAHFTGSSESTGCAADSQVTLNGSTAVQGNGIGNSASGDIRGSGGCLDVSGSDGTTILLYSCTGGDNQNWVHAENKTFHAQFSCLDASATQAGTVVLYSCHGGANQQWTQPGDGTIRANGLCLTAPGALGNPVTVASCNNSAAQRWTF
- a CDS encoding helix-turn-helix domain-containing protein; the protein is MDNRAPLDVIAASLRRHRARTGLSLTEVAKRAGVAKSTLSQLESGTGNPSVETLWALAVALDTPFAALLDPPRPKVQIIRAGEGPAIYSDQADYSATLVASSPPNARRDIYRIVASPGPGRKSEPHMPGVVEHVVLGSGRALVGPTDDPVELLPGDYIAYPGDLPHVFQALEEGTAATLVSEHV
- a CDS encoding AzlC family ABC transporter permease, whose product is MRSIWRTLDRGLARDIALVCLADGVVGLSYGAISVGGGLPLWVPILLSIVVFAGASQFLFVGIVAAGGSPIAAMIAGLLVNSRHVAFGLAVSDVIGTGWRRFPGSHMMTDENVAFAMGQDELEQKRAAYWAGGVGIFVCWNIGVVVGGLAGSVITDTDAFGLDAAFPAVLLALVLPALRDRTTRTAAFVGVVIALAATPFLPAGLPVLLALVGLLFYRAEKLALEVAS
- a CDS encoding AzlD domain-containing protein encodes the protein MTSTPLMLVGIGVLAIGTFSLRFAGPALRSRFEVPERAQQLLAVAAIVLLTALVATSALTDGHGPAGIARPAGVLVGGILAWRKAPFVLVVVAAAATAAVLRLLGVP
- a CDS encoding tyrosine-protein phosphatase, translated to MDLDWPGCRNARDVGGLPTADGRVIRSGVLIRSESLQYLTDDGVEAVRRAGVGRILDLRGDGEVAAYPTPFTGTPLAVRQSLQDPADPEHGRPTIIEACTWMLDRRPELFAAAVKAIADEEDGAVVVHCHGGKDRTGMVVALALSVAGVPEEEIVADYFLTQVRLAPWLEEQLAEEPDTSKHPEMIEFRDTRAESIVAILRHLDTKYGGAEAYLRHGGLTAGDLAKLRARLVD
- a CDS encoding ABC transporter permease — protein: MSTAAQPTGVTDPAALAERYGLSKSSIRPPLGSYLRELWSRRQFVLSYATARTYAMYAGARLGSIWQVLTPLLNAAVYYLAFGVLLGTKNGIDNYVAFLLSGIFVFTFTQRCMTEGSRSLALNLSLIRTLHFPRATLPLAYVLNELNQMLVSLAILFVVVGFTDGPAWRWFLIVPAMVLQMMFNIGITLVFARIGTFVSDITQLLPFVTRTWLYASGIFFSLPGKLAQLDAPSWVVQVLAFNPISAYIDIVRRSLLQEHLKNQLPHAWTIAIVWSFVMLAGGFAYFWQAEDRYGRG
- a CDS encoding ABC transporter ATP-binding protein, with the protein product MAAAEPTVIADRLDIIYKVIAGQGGKGTAATALRRILKRQDRPTIREVHAVKSVSFTAYKGDAIGVIGRNGSGKSTMLRAIAGLLPPAAGAVYTGGQPSLLGVNAAMMNDLTGDRNVVLGCLAMGMSPADVQRRYDEIVEFSGIGDFIDLPMSTYSSGMAARLKFAIASAKTHDILLVDEALATGDAEFRVRSERKIKELRDQAGTVFLVSHSLDVVQETCNRALWLDAGVLKLDGPVEEVVTAYINSTRAG